The genomic region AACCGGGATGCGCGAAGATCAGGTCGGGCACGAAGCCCTGCCCCGACAGCGACGACAGCGCGTACAGAACCTCTTCCGCACGCCGCGATTCGACATCGAAGCGCCGGGCAAACGGATGGACGACCGCGGAATCCGTCTTGGTCGTCGAATATTTGAGCAGCCGGATATCCGGCGTCGTGCTCGCGGTCGATGAACCGACCGCAACGACCCTGTTGCCGGGCTGCTCCGCGAGCGCGCGCGCAATGTGGCGGTACTGGGCTGGAAAGTTATTGTGGACGAACAGGACGTTCATTGGCGGGCGAGCGCGCCCTCCGGCCGCGCGGTCTTCAATTGGGGTCAGGGTCTGCATCATCACCGGCGGTGTGTCATCGATTGGCGGGCGAAACTATCTTACCGGATTAACATTAAGACCCCTTCTATCACACAGATTTTTGGGGCACACTGCAGGGGACTTATCAATCCATTCCGTTAGGCTCGCAGGCGACAATGAACGAACAGATTCAGCAGAAAACCATTGATCTGGCACGGGGTCTCTTCCTGGTTCGATACAATGGCGCAGATGATAAGGTGTCACCTCCGGTGGTGCGCGTATACGCGGATCGCGCCAGTCTTAACAATTGTAATATCATTACCGGACCGGACGTGGTCAATGGAACCCTGTTCGCGCCCGAGACCGCGCTGGTCGTGTCGGTCGCCCGGCCGAGCCGCCTGATCGTCGAGGTCACCGCAGGGCGCGTCGGCGGGTCGACCGCCGCCAATATCAAGATCGAGCCGCTGACCCAGGGACAACCGGCTGAGCAGCCGGCCAGCCAGCCATTCGACATGTTCGAGCCGGAGGCTGGGCCCGGCGAGTTGAGCGACCTCAAGCTGCTCGCACATGTCGCGGGCCTGGGCGACGTGACGGTCGGCTCGAATGTCTGGATTGCCGGACCGTCCGCGCCGGCCCGGATCGAGGGAATTTCCCTCGAATGGCCCAACAAGCCGCGCGATCTCCACCTGCAATATGCCGTCAAGTTCGCCCGGCCGCAGCGGGGCGACAACCAGTTCGTTCCTCTCGGAACTTTTGCCGGAACCCGGGGACGCGCGTTGGCCATCACGGGGTTCTCGCTGGAGGCCACGGGTCCCGGCGCGGATCGCTACGCCATCGCGGCTGAAACCATTTTCCTCGGGGCTCCAGCCCTGCGGGTCACCGGGAACCGGATTGTGGTGTCGGGTCCTTCAGGACGGGAACCGCTGGTGGGCCTCAAGCTCAATCTCGAGGAGCGCCGGGTCCAGGCGGCGCCCCTCGCGCCCCAGCAGCCGCGGCGCGTCGAGCCCGCCACTCCGACTCCGATGCCGCACCAGGACGGACCGCGCCTCGAGGGACGGGTGCGCGTGTTCCGGAGCCGGCAGGGCGCCGTCAAGACGGCAGGCTGACCATGCGGGCAGATAAGGGCGCCATTTGACCGCCGACGCGCGCAGGATCGCCTTTACGTCCAAAACGCTCCACCACGTCGATCTCGAGCGGGCCGCTGTCGGGGCGCTCGAGGCGCGTGATTTCCGCTTGGCGTTCGCGCTCGCCGACCGCCGCTGCCGGATCCTGCCGCATCCGGGCGCCCGCGCTCATCTGCTGCGCGCGGAAGCGTTGTTTCATCTCGATCTCAGGGATGCGGCGATCGCTGGCGTCGCGAGGGCGCTCGAGCTCGAGCCTGACGATCTGGTCGCCGCCCGGCGAATGATGGCGTGGGGCGACGACCTTCAGCAGATCGAGGCGGCGCGAAGCGTCACGCGGCGTGATGACGATCCGGATTCGGTCAGGGGCGCCCTGCTGCTGCTCGAACAGAGCGGCCAGGACAGCTGCGCCCGCATCGACTTTCTCGATGAAGAAGTAAAGGGATGGGTGACGTGGCGCGGGCCGGACGACCCGCACCTTTCGCTGGCGCAGGCGGATCAATCCAGCACGATCCAGCTTCCCGCCGATCTACGCCACAGATTCGCGCGTGACGGCCGACATGCCGCGAGCTTCCGTCTGATCCGGCCCGCGTCCGCGACCTCTCAGCGCCTGCAGATCACGCAGGCGGACCGCGTGATCGCAAGTGTTCAACTCCCGGCCAACCGCGTTCCGGATCACCGGGCCGCACCACGCCGGCCGGTTCGCCTTCGAAACGGCGAACCTCCTCCGCTCACCATCATCATTCCGGTATACGGGGATCTGGCCGCGACGCGAGCCTGCATCGACAGCGCGTTGAATGCGCTCGCCTGCACGCCGGGCTCGACCATCGTCGTCGTGGATGATGCCTCGCCCGAGCCCGACATCAAGCGCCTGCTCAACGACCTCGCCGCCGAGTTCCGCATCCGGCTGCTGACCAACGAGCACAATCTTGGCTTTGTCGGCGCGGTCAACCGCGCGCTCGGCGAGACCGGCGCCGGCGACGTCGTGCTGCTGAACTCGGACACGATCGTGCCGAAATACGCGCTGCAACGCCTGCGCAGCGCCGTGCAATCGACGCCGCGCGTCGGCACCGCGACCCCGCTGTCGAACAACGGCGAATACACCAGCTTTCCGATCCCGAACCGGTCAAATCCCCTGCCCCCGCCCGGCGAGATCGAATTGCTGGATGAACTTGCAGGCAGGGCAAATTTCGGGATTGCCATCGACATCCCCAACGGCATCGGGTTCTGCCTCTACATTACCCGCGAATGCCTCGACGCCGTGCGCGAGCTCTCCGACGACTTCTATCGCGGCTATCTCGAAGACGTCGACTTCTGCCTGCGCGCAGCGGAGGCCGGCTTCCGCAACGTGTGCATTCCTTCGGTTTTCGTCGGACACGAGGGCTCGCGCTCGTTTCTGGGCGAGAAGCGTTCGCTCGTGATGCGAAATCTTCGCGTTCTCGAACACCGTTACCGGCGCTATGCAACGGACTGCGCCGCATTCCTGCTTGCCGATCCACTCCGCGATTGCCGCGCGGTGCTTGAGCTCAAGCTGCTCACGAACCAGCAGGTCGCCGCCGGCCCCACAGTCATCCTCTGCGGCTCGTCCGCCGGCCGCGCGATCGCCGTCAGGCGCTGCCGGCAGCTGGCTGCAGAGGGTCAGCACGGTCTGGTAGTGCAGATCCGCTCCGAGGGACAACGCCAGCTGGCTGCGATGTTCGATCCGGATGGCGGAGCGCCGCAGTCGATCGCACTCGACGTTGCAACGCCGGAGGGCCGCGAAGCTCTTCTGAGGTTTCTCGCCGATCTCGGAATCCGGTCGCTCGAGATTGCGGAGCCGAACCGCATTCCCGGCGCATGTCTGGCGCAGCTCACACGACGCTTTGCCTACGACCTCCTGATCACCGACACCGCGCTTGCAATGCGCACCGCATTTGGATCAGGCGTTCATCCGGATTGGACGAGCCTGGTCGCCGGGGCGCGGCGCGTGACTGCGATCGGTGACGACGGGACCGAATTCACGGAAGCCGTTCTCGGCCTGCAGGTCGTGAGGCTGAGCGACCCGTCTGCGCCGCCGACGCTGTATCCCGCCGTGAGCGGCCCCGCGCGTCTCGGCCTGCTGGTCCTGCACGCCAACGCCGCGGAATTTCGCTTCATACGAGCGTTGAGCGATCAACTGGCCGACGCCGACGAAGACGTCGAGATCATCGTGCTGGGGAGTACCCTCGACGATCTCAAGCTCATGCAGCGCACGAATGTCGTTGTCACCGGCGATATTGCCGTCGACGACGTTGCCACGCTCATCGAAGGTCACGGCATCACGAAATTGGTTCTCGACATCGGTGAACCGGCGTTTGGCCATCCATTGGTGGACGCGTTGCTGGCAACCGGGCTGCCGATCGCCGCGACGGAATGGAGCCCGACTCCTCCAGGACGTGGCCGAAGCACGGACCTGAAGCTGCAGGCGGGCTTTGATACCGATGCAACGATTGCTGCCGTAAGCGACTGGGCGGTCGAGGACGTCCTGCTACAACCCGATCGGAGGAGCGGTCGGCACCGGCGGCAGGTTGGCGCGCGGCTTCCATGATCGCGGCGGCCATGCAAGCGAGGAGAACGGCGTCGAATCCAGCCCCAGCAGCGGGCTGTAATAGGGATCGTCGAGTAGCACCTCGCCCCATTTCGCGCGCAGGATCGACAGCTCGCGCCTGAAGCGTGCCCTGCGATCCGGCGCGGAATCGCGGCCGCGGCTTGCCGACTCCAAATGAACGAGTTTCGCGTCCGGCGTGAACACGATCCGCCTTCCGAGCTGGCGCAGCTTCAGGCACAGATCGATATCGTTGAAGCTGATCGGAAAGCGGATCTCGTCCATGCCGCCGACGGTCACGAAATCGCTCTTGCGCATCAGGAGGCACGCCCCCGTCACCGCCGAACATTCGTGCGCCACCTGGAGCAGATCGCCATAGCCGGGATCGCCATCCATCCGGTCGTTGAAGGCGTGCGCGGCCGAGAAATTGGCCCCCAGAACCACTCCGCCGTGCTGCACGACGCTGCTCGGCCAGAGCAGCTTTGCACCGACGGCTCCGACATCGGGAGCGGCGAGCCGCCACAGCATCTCCGCCAGCCAGCCGTCGTCGAGCGCCTCGACGTCATTGTTGAGAAAGCAGATGTTGTCGGTATCGACGCAAGCGACGGCGGCGTTGTTGATGAATGCGAAGTTGAAGGGCCCCTCGACCGAAATGACGTCGATTTCCTGCGCGGACAGGCCATCCAGATAGTCCAGCGTTTCCGGCTCGGTCGAGCTGTTGTCGACGACAAGGATCCGGGCGTTCGTCTCATTTGCCGCCGGCATGACCGTCTCGATGCATCGCTTGAGCAGCTCGGCGCGATTTCGGGTCGGGATGATGATGGTGGTGCGCTCGTTCCAATCGACGGCGCGTTTGACCTGAACGGCCGGAAGAAGTCCCGCTTTTCGCGGCTCGACATTGGCCTCGATGCCGGCCCTGGCAAAATACGCCTTGCTTGCGGCGACCAGTTCGGCGGTGGCAGCCGACGCATCAATCCGCGGCAACGCCGCAACCGATCCCGGAAGATGATAGGTTCGATCCGGCTCCGCGCAGCAAAGGAAGATGTCGTAGAGCGACGTCGCCGATCGCAGCGCTTCCACGGCAGGCTCCCGACGCACCGCAAAACAATACGCCCCATAGCCCTGCTCGAGCGCGCGTTCGAGATCGAATGCGGAGAACGCCAGCGGCCAGACAGCGCCGGCGCCCGCAGCGACCTCGACGTCGCCATAGACCATATCGCAGCCGGGTTCGGACGCGAATAGATCGGCGAAGCGCTGCAAGGCGTCTTCCGCGAGGATCGTTCCGCTCAGACAAAACACAAAGAACGCGCTGCCAGCGGCATCGCCCTCGACAAACTCGCGCGCTGCTTTTGGATCGAATTGACTGAACGCCCGCGCCGGCAGGGACACCGCCGACCAGGCGGAGTGCCGTTGGGCTTCGAGGCTTTCGATGCTCTCGTCCACCCTGGCATCGCCGATCAGGACGACTGCCGCCTCGGATGCAACATCAGACTGTTCAGATTGTGTCGTCGGCGAGAAGCGCTCTTTCCAGCCGCGATAGGCGTGAAACGGCATCGAGGCCGGCAGCACCCGGTCGAACAGCTCTCCACGAAGCCGCTCGCTGTCCCAGCGCCCGAGATCCGCGAGCGTTTGCTCCAATCCGCGATCGAAAGCGACAAAGGAAATCGGCTCCGAGATCAGGCTCCGTCCTGAAATCGTCCGCGCGGATAGTCCGCGCATGCGACCGTCCGCAAAATGCTCGGGCAGATGAAAATCGATCCGGCGGCCGACGCCGAACTCGCCGCCCCGCGCAACGTTGGTCCACCCGGTCGGCTTCACGGTCATCACCGGGCGTTGCGCGATCAGGATTTCGATGTCCTCGTCGATGTCCTGGGCAAGCCAGCCTTCGAAGCGCAGACCTCCGACCCACTCGATATCGCCGATCCGGTGCCACCGCGCTTCCGGCGCAGCGACATCGCAGCGAATCGGAGCACCGACGGGACTGCCGATATTCGCCAGCCTTGCCTCAATGATCCCGGCGTTCGCGCTGACCTGATCCTGCACGTTGAAGGTAAAGCCAAATCGGGCGTCGCCGATCCCGGCCTCCGCAAGCTCTGTTACGAACTCGTCACACAATGATGACATGTATGGCTCGCCGTCGACGAGCAGGTCGACGGTGTAACGTCGGCCGAGATCGGCGCGATCATAGACAAACCCGGAAAACGTCGTGCGATCGGATCTGGAGAACTGCGTTTGCAACGACGCGTATTCAGCTCCTGAGGGCTTCTGCTTGCCAATCGTCTTCATGCTCATGTCCACCCTCAAACGGCAGCTCGATTGTCGGTCGATTTCAAGTTGAGAATGTGTCCATGGTGCGCCCGAGGTGACTAGCGGGCGCTCAGCTGCACCGAGGCGATCACCGTTTGCACAAAAAGCCGCCGACCTCCAACACAAACTATACGCTATAAAACTTGGCGTTATCGGCGCCAATTGTGCTAGTGCTAACTCCTCCTCTCCACACTGATCGACGAGCGGATTCATGAAGATTGCAATGGTTGGAACGGGATATGTAGGTCTCGTGTCCGGAGCGTGTTTTGCCGATTTCGGCCACCAGGTCGTTTGCGTCGACAAGGACGCCGGCAAGATCGAGGCCCTGAAGCGCGGCAAGATCCCGATCTACGAAACTGACCTCGATAAGCTCGTCGAGACCAACGCCGCGGCCGGACGGCTGACCTTCACGACGGAGCTCGCGGGCGCCGTCGCGGACGCCGATGCCGTGTTCATCGCGGTCGGAACGCCCTCGCGGCGCGGCGACGGCCATGCGGACCTGAGCTACGTCTATGCTGCTGCCAAGGAGATCGGCGCGGCGCTCAAGAAGTTCACCGTGGTGGTGACCAAGTCGACCGTGCCCGTGGGCACCGGCGACGAGGTTGAACGCCTGATCCGCGAAACCAATCCCGACGCCGATTTCGCCGTTGCGTCGAACCCCGAATTCCTGCGCGAAGGTGCCGCAATCCAGGATTTTCGCCATCCCGACCGCATCGTCGTCGGCACCGAGGACGATCGGGCCAAGAGGGTGATGGGCGAAGTCTATCGTCCGCTCTATCTCAACCAGGCGCCAATCCTCTATACCGCGCGACGCACGGCTGAATTGATCAAATACGCCGCGAATGCCTTCCTTGCCACCAAGATCACCTTCATCAACGAGATCGCCGATCTCTCCGAGAGGGTCGGGGCGAACGTGCAGGAGGTCGCGCGCGGCATCGGGCTCGACAACCGGATTGGAACCAAGTTCCTGCATGCCGGCGCCGGCTATGGCGGCTCGTGCTTCCCGAAGGACACCCGTGCGCTGTTCAAGACCGCGCTCGACCACGACGTCCAGCTGAAAATCGTCGAGGCCACGCTGACCGCGAACGACAACCGCAAGCGCGCGATGGCGCGCAAGGTCGCCAACGTGCTCAGCGGCGAGCTGCGCGGCAAGACCATCGGCGTGCTCGGCCTGACCTTCAAGCCCGATACGGACGACATGCGCGAGGCGCCCTCGATCCCGCTGATCAACGGCCTGATCGACTTCGGCGCCAAGGTTCGTGCCTACGATCCCATCGGCATGGAGCAGGCGCGCAAGGAATTGCCGGAGATCGAGTACTGCAAGGATGCCTATGAATGCGCGCGCCAGGCCGATGCGCTGGTGATCGTGACCGAGTGGCGCCAGTTCCGCGCGCTCGATCTCAAGCGCATCAAGCAGGAGATGAAGCATCCGGTCGTCGTCGACCTGCGCAACATCTACCGTCCGGACGAGATGGCCGCGCACGGCTTCACCTACGACAGCATCGGTCGGCCGCGCTGAGCGCGCGCGCCTGGCGACGATAGCCGCCGGTCGGTTCAATCCTGGAGCCTTGGTTCTGATCAAATCAGAACCAAGGCTCTTTTCTTGTCTGACGCGTTTTCTTCACGCGCACCGGCATCCCAACTTCCGAACTCGCCCTAAGCGTGGGCGGGCGCGCCGAGCTGGACAAATGCATCCAGTTCGCGCGCCAGCGCTTCCTGCCAGGTCGGCATCGCCACGCCGAACTGCGCCTGCAGCCGCGACAAGTCCAGCCGCGAATTGCCCGGACGCACCGCCTTGGTCGGAAAATCGGCCGTTGCGATCGGAGCGATATTCTCGACCGCCAGCGTGACGCCGCGGGACCTCAGCCCG from Bradyrhizobium elkanii USDA 76 harbors:
- a CDS encoding glycosyltransferase family 2 protein; protein product: MIASVQLPANRVPDHRAAPRRPVRLRNGEPPPLTIIIPVYGDLAATRACIDSALNALACTPGSTIVVVDDASPEPDIKRLLNDLAAEFRIRLLTNEHNLGFVGAVNRALGETGAGDVVLLNSDTIVPKYALQRLRSAVQSTPRVGTATPLSNNGEYTSFPIPNRSNPLPPPGEIELLDELAGRANFGIAIDIPNGIGFCLYITRECLDAVRELSDDFYRGYLEDVDFCLRAAEAGFRNVCIPSVFVGHEGSRSFLGEKRSLVMRNLRVLEHRYRRYATDCAAFLLADPLRDCRAVLELKLLTNQQVAAGPTVILCGSSAGRAIAVRRCRQLAAEGQHGLVVQIRSEGQRQLAAMFDPDGGAPQSIALDVATPEGREALLRFLADLGIRSLEIAEPNRIPGACLAQLTRRFAYDLLITDTALAMRTAFGSGVHPDWTSLVAGARRVTAIGDDGTEFTEAVLGLQVVRLSDPSAPPTLYPAVSGPARLGLLVLHANAAEFRFIRALSDQLADADEDVEIIVLGSTLDDLKLMQRTNVVVTGDIAVDDVATLIEGHGITKLVLDIGEPAFGHPLVDALLATGLPIAATEWSPTPPGRGRSTDLKLQAGFDTDATIAAVSDWAVEDVLLQPDRRSGRHRRQVGARLP
- a CDS encoding UDP-glucose dehydrogenase family protein, with translation MKIAMVGTGYVGLVSGACFADFGHQVVCVDKDAGKIEALKRGKIPIYETDLDKLVETNAAAGRLTFTTELAGAVADADAVFIAVGTPSRRGDGHADLSYVYAAAKEIGAALKKFTVVVTKSTVPVGTGDEVERLIRETNPDADFAVASNPEFLREGAAIQDFRHPDRIVVGTEDDRAKRVMGEVYRPLYLNQAPILYTARRTAELIKYAANAFLATKITFINEIADLSERVGANVQEVARGIGLDNRIGTKFLHAGAGYGGSCFPKDTRALFKTALDHDVQLKIVEATLTANDNRKRAMARKVANVLSGELRGKTIGVLGLTFKPDTDDMREAPSIPLINGLIDFGAKVRAYDPIGMEQARKELPEIEYCKDAYECARQADALVIVTEWRQFRALDLKRIKQEMKHPVVVDLRNIYRPDEMAAHGFTYDSIGRPR
- a CDS encoding glycosyltransferase family 2 protein → MKTIGKQKPSGAEYASLQTQFSRSDRTTFSGFVYDRADLGRRYTVDLLVDGEPYMSSLCDEFVTELAEAGIGDARFGFTFNVQDQVSANAGIIEARLANIGSPVGAPIRCDVAAPEARWHRIGDIEWVGGLRFEGWLAQDIDEDIEILIAQRPVMTVKPTGWTNVARGGEFGVGRRIDFHLPEHFADGRMRGLSARTISGRSLISEPISFVAFDRGLEQTLADLGRWDSERLRGELFDRVLPASMPFHAYRGWKERFSPTTQSEQSDVASEAAVVLIGDARVDESIESLEAQRHSAWSAVSLPARAFSQFDPKAAREFVEGDAAGSAFFVFCLSGTILAEDALQRFADLFASEPGCDMVYGDVEVAAGAGAVWPLAFSAFDLERALEQGYGAYCFAVRREPAVEALRSATSLYDIFLCCAEPDRTYHLPGSVAALPRIDASAATAELVAASKAYFARAGIEANVEPRKAGLLPAVQVKRAVDWNERTTIIIPTRNRAELLKRCIETVMPAANETNARILVVDNSSTEPETLDYLDGLSAQEIDVISVEGPFNFAFINNAAVACVDTDNICFLNNDVEALDDGWLAEMLWRLAAPDVGAVGAKLLWPSSVVQHGGVVLGANFSAAHAFNDRMDGDPGYGDLLQVAHECSAVTGACLLMRKSDFVTVGGMDEIRFPISFNDIDLCLKLRQLGRRIVFTPDAKLVHLESASRGRDSAPDRRARFRRELSILRAKWGEVLLDDPYYSPLLGLDSTPFSSLAWPPRSWKPRANLPPVPTAPPIGL